The genomic segment aatatttttttctacaaCTTGGTATAATTCCAATTGTTATAAATGATGAAAGGCTTTCAAGCTGTTAGACATTTGGTGATTTTGTTATAGTATTATGTTTATATATGGGATTAAGGGGGGAAAAGCGAAATATAATCGTATTTTTTTTCTGTGTAGACCTGTCCAAATTTATTGGTATTTAAAGGGTTAATTGGACTAAGTATCTCCGATCTATGACTCTTATTTTAAATTAGttcttaaactttaaaacattttaattacatcTTTAAATTGTTGATGTTATATCAAAAAGGTTCTTCCGTTACTAAAATCGTTAATTTAGACATCAAATCTTATATAACataacttaaaatgaaaaaaaatgaatgtcGTACAAAGATCTTGGTTTTGAGGTTTTTGGAGCTTTTACGGAAACTATCATccactatttttctttttctttttttttttcagttgtattttatttttagtttttttattttaaaatttatgcggcaacattttacttttcattaaaatttttaatttaaattatgtcacataagattttatgtgtcatttaattattttaataatggaAGGGTgtcatttaattatttcaatactGAAAGGGCCTAATTGAtataaaattgataatttaaggATGTAATTAAAAAGGAATAATTTGGAGATGTTTCGTCAAATTAACAGTTATTTAAATGCATAGCAACTTTTgatacttaaaaagaaataatcacACAATTGCACtgattaatgaaattatcttGGCTGAAATTGATGAAGGATAATCATACTACtatgagagaaaaaaaattgtaaataagcaATAACACTAGATAAATCATATTTGAAAACACCCCTCCaatctttttgttatttttgaaattgagtaaattggtcTCTCTTAAAAAAATCGGAACAATTTAATCtctgttaattttgaaaatgaacaattAAGAACaattaatcattacattaatgTCATCagttaatttacataatttttattgGTATGaaaacaaatttagctctcaatgtgtacatgttttgtcaatttggtctaGCTAGATTCTAAAAAAGGCTGGACTTGTTAAATCATTATCAATTTGCCAAGATGTGTAaattttgagggctaaatttgttattataccaataaaaaatatgtacaatTAACACATTTACccatgattaattgtccttaattgcTTACTTTTGAAATTGACAGGGATTAAATTACTCTGATTTTTTTAAGAGATCAATTTACTCAATGTTGAAATTAAGAAGTGGAGCGGTAATATATAATCTTATTTAAATGCATAGTAACTTTTGATACTTAGAAGATAATTGTTGGAGATCCAATATATTTAAATCACATAGTTGCACTACAATAAGATTATCTTGGCTAAGGCAGATGAAGGATACATATAAAATGAAAAGGCACTGAATACCATAAGGATCATCATACTACTATGAGAAAAAGACAACACTAAATAAACCATATTTGGAAATGCATGATATGAGAATATCGTCCGTAGTGCTTGCTAGTGGACTTAGGTTTTAGACATGGTTCGTCCTGGTGCCCAAGAATATATCTCAGGAGGGTTGGTCCCATTAGTGATCAAGTTCTGTGGCATCATCCCATACAAATCGGCCATGTCCAAGTGATGGTGCCGACCATTTTGGTGATGATATTGGTTCTGCAtagctgctgctgctgttgttgcAACTTCATCAGCATCATCCAATGGTAAACGATCAAAAGTAGCATTCATGAAAGATGCAGCCATGATAAGAACAGGACCAGAAGCAATAAGTGCACCAACAACACCACCACCTACGACTTGTCCTTGAGCCCCAGCAAGGTAAATGGTTAGCCCCGTAATCCCAGGTGGTGCAGGTGGTGGAAGGATAGAACCAAGCAATGACAGAATCTCATACCGACCATGTAAAGTCACAATTGCACCAGATGAAGCTGGTTGTTTGAGTGTAACATTGGTTACAAACCCACTCCCACTAAGAACACAAATCCCACGTTGTTTTCTCCTTGCAAAACTAGCTAAACTCTCATGCACATCACAACCTGAAGTTACTTCCATTGCATGAGCTCGTAATGCATTTGCACTATCACGAGTGACAATAATGGGTGGTTTGGGTTTGTTTTTGGAACCTGCTGGTCTTCCTCTAGGTCGCCTAATGTTCTCTCCCTTGGGAGTAGCCATTAGTATAGCATCATCAATGCCTTGTTTATGAAGATTCACCTTATCTTGTTCTTGGTTTTGGATTTGATCCATGGGAACCCTCAAATCTGTGCTTTGCCCCATTCATGCACACCCCTCAGAATCTGATGCAGAAACTCAGGCACCCCATGTGAGTTTAAATACTGAGTtttaatcaataattttattGTGAGAAGTAGAAAAGAATGAAGGGTTAGGAGATGGTTAAGTGACACCAACCTTATAATTTAACTGCCTAACTCTAAACCGATCCTTCAATCATGTTAATTGCCTTTCCCAACAAATACCCACTTCAAAACTTTTGCTTCTGCAATAATTAATATTACTCAAAGTAATTGAGGTAACCATAAATCATCCTTGAGTTTCACATGGAATACAGTTGCCTTATATGCATGGCTGTGTAGCAAGTTTGAGAGAACAATGTACTCACAAATGCTCTTCAAATACAGCTCTGAAGCTGGTCAGTCCTTACTTGATGATGCACAACTTGTGTATGTTGATGAATTTCAGTGAAATGTACCAGAAGCTCTTGCTTCTTTattaaaatatgagaaaatagtatCACCCCATTACATTTTAaagtatatttattattttttccgacttaatttaactttaataaattatttaaaataattaattttttaaattacaaacaaacgttttctcttcttttacaatctttaatcattttattttttctcaaaagttattattttttatttttgtgcaactaatttaaaaataaataaatttctaggcagtatatttttttcttttttccattttaaattgtttcctatttcatattatacattttttaaaagtaaaatttatattGTATTGAATCTTCAGTAataaaaattgtgtaaattttaaaccttttatgttatttaatttttttattttaattacttctgtgtttttaaaaaaagataGAGTTGGAGAGTAGGTTGACTGATGGATGTATAATAACAATTCCAcatctttaaaatttgatgatgtggTAAATTTTTATTGGTGCCtaacatttttagtttttagGATGATCCTAATATAAATTATTCCcgaacaaaacatattaattttgatgaatattttttttatctcatattattttagtaaatttttttttgtaaagttgaagaGACTAAAAAgattcattttttaagtaattttttaagtttttatttttttatatattttaaaaagattaatttataTGATAAGACAAGCTTATTTAGATCATTGCCCAATtcacaaatttgatttaatatattttctaaacctattaaaaaggttttaaaaaatattctttttacttatttttaattttttatattcaaatttattactttacttttaaATCGTAGTAAGTACAGagagaaatatttaaaatatttattttattaattatatttaaaatccCTATACCACCTAATAGAGAAACaaagctttaaaaaaaataattgagtaTATAAAAGAATTAGCCTACCTATTCACTCAATTTGTTtggaaaaaaagtatttttaattttttaaataatgatatatttaaatgttttttttaaataattgatttTAGAATACCCTAGTGTGAACAAtaatcataaatttaatttttattattgcaataatttttaagaataaattaatttattaattaaaatttatgatacaCCCACgacataatcaaaataatttatgtaacaaaacatttatttacaaaataaatgaGATTTTAGTTGAGATGATAAAATTGAGACATTCAAGATCACGGTGGTGTagatttaaatttcattatatgtgtgcactttaaaaaaaattgaaaggtaaattcattaattcattcaatgaatgaATGGAATCATACAATTTAGAGAGAAAATAATAGCAAACACTCGTCGTAGATGGTGAATGACAAACTCTATCAATACAACAAAGGTTTTAGCCTCAACATTAGTAGAACATTATGACATGTTGACAATTGGTTTTGTCAAAACTCAAGTACGATATATATGGAGTGATTGTAAGCACTTAATACAATAAGAAAATCAATTTCGAATGGTCCAAAGCGGCGAGTAAAAATCaagcattcaccaaactagagaaGACGAtaacaaaatcatccctaaaatcacttgtaaaactaaaaTTACATGCATAAGTAAGACTAAAAAACATACTACAAGAGCAggcaaaaaattctaaaattgaagacttattaaacaatgaaaaacaaacaacaaaaaaaacatataaaacttaagacaataAGGATCCAAATCGACatatgaaatcatttattattgtgaaatactctcaaaacataaacaaattaagaaGTTGACGAAAAGTCACCTACAATAGATCTGCAAACTGAAAAGAAAGAAGACGTGTGtagtgaataagaagaagaaagaaaaagaaagtgttGATATGGGAGAGGAAAAAGGCAGGTGATAACCAGCTTGAAAACTGACACCGTCGCTGAGCAAAACAAAAGATAAGAAACAAACCGCTtcgagaaaaaaagagaaaagtgtttagggtttttcttaacaaagattttaaaattatatatatataaacactttCATATTAAGATTTATtgctttataaaaaataatttatttatggtatatttacaatttatgaataacaccaactcaatcaaatagTTAAAATGTAATATCTATACTTTATATAAAGTGGCAAACTAAACAATTGAAAAACATTATTTGGGAATCAAACACAAGATCaataaattaatatgaaaaacttTTATCATTCCATTAACaatcatttattaatatattttttaatataaaatattttctttcaccCAAATTATGAGTATaataaaatttagtaaattttttaaactcGAGCATATGCCAAGAGATAATTctagtttaaatatatttatttgtaaatataagttttagatttattaattagattcaataatttaattcaataccttttaattttaaatataattatagaaaaattacaatggttaagataaaaaaattttaaaaatagtttaaaatataaaaaatttgtattAGCCGATACGCACGGATACAAGTCGATATTGATTGAAACGGACTGCAATGACCaaaatgcataaaatttttaCCGAACGGTACATACATTATTTGGTGCCGGTTTAGGACCAAAATGGTACGTACCGGCCGGAACCATGGTAGTCGGTATCTGTCGGAACACTCTACTTCGATAGTAAGCTGGAACAATAAACTTTAGGGTCCGTTTCGGTGCAAATTTTGGTCGGTATCGACCGTACTAGTGGGAACTGAATGATTTTGCCGTACCGATCAGAATATAGTGTACCAGTTAGtaccaaaaatttaaatttaaaataaatttttattatttatttgcaaaaaaattaatgttaaatttacatttttattatttattataccaAAAAGaggaatttaaaattatttattttgaatttattaaattatgaattattatATGCATAGTATACGATGatattattgtttaatttatgtaatattttttcttgtttattttagatttttttaattatgatttgtatTTGTGAAGCTTAATaaagaatattttatataattgatgagtattttttattttaaaatttacatatgCTGATATTTGAACTCATACCagtgatatttttaaaattttcttttaccacttcaaccacaattttgtttttgatgactattttatatttgagatttatttaactttattgtttgatatttgtaaatatttttatatacatatatccgTTTTTAAAAACTAACAATAAACTCAAAAGCAGTATATCGAAACAGATTCATACCATACATACTAAtgccaataaaaaaataatatgtaacTAACTTAATTGATACCGCACCAACTATCATAAGCCAAACcctaatttttatttgaattaaacaaacataaaccttttatttaattttttattttccaagattaaaatatttggataaaaaataaaataaccacGTGTCATGGGAAGATGAAGTGTGCAAAAATATTGCATGAAGAAGTGCTTATTTGTAGCTGAAAGACAGTATCCAAAACGGTAGTCAAGCGGCCAACCTCGCCACCTCCTCCCAGCGGTGCATTTTCAAACGCCATTCCATTTTCAATCTCcctatataataatataatacatattCATGCTTTTGTAATCTTTCCTACTTGTAGTTTTTCACGAAAATAAAAAGTGATCCCGTCGGTGAAACAGAGTTAATCTCAGGTTTGTTGTTGTTTCTGCCGCCGATTTTAATGATTATAAGGTTTTcaattgttgaaatacttttttttatttatttcaccttttatttttttgattaaatgattatttttcaCGTTATATAGTTTGTGTCTCTGTGCGTGTGTTTTTGAAATGATTGTTTAATttcttcctttaattattattctttCTGTATAATTGGTTCTGCTGTCTTGATTTTCATTATTGtattcatataaatattatacGAGGAAAATCGAACTGTGTAATCATAGAAACGATCCGAATCTTATCTTAGTCCTTTAGAATAGATTGAATGCGATTTTATTAACCTTGGGTTTTCCTGATTTAATGGACATGAatgtagagaaaaaaaaaacagagagtaTTCGTATGGGAAGCTCATCTCAAATTTAGGTAACACGATAATAGacgatattaaattttatatatatctGAGGCCACTGGACATTGAATTCTGATCACTGAATGTAAGATTTAGCTGTTTGATTTTTTTGCTTTTAAGTATATCAGGGACAAGAACTGTTTCTCTAATTACATTACTGTTTTTTTTGGATATTTGGAATAAATGTTCCTTTGATATTCATCAATGAAGGTAAAAGCAAATGATTGGCAATTAGAATGCCAAAACTTTTTAGTGACTGACTTTTGTTCTTTGAGCAAAGTAGCAAGCAGATGCTAATTAAATGCTAATTAAATACATAATTTAGTTGAATGTTAATTACAATATTAGTTATTTTGATTTCAGTTATTTCATGAAATGCCAAGGTATTATTTGGTACTTGTTTTTCAGAGTTGAAAAATGCAAGATGAATAAAATAGGTAATCGTTATTCAGCTTCCATGTGCAACGAAATGAAGAAACAAGATTATCCAAAGAATCTTCAAAGTCGAAATGATGCAGTAGGAGGTGATCTTTGGACAGATGGACTTATTTGTGCTTTTGAATATGTTAAAGGCCAAGGTAAAAGAGGTCAGCCAAAATCAGGTGCAAAGGTCTTGTCTGCACAATATAGTTTGAAAGAAGCTTCTAGAAGACGGATCTATGCTAATGAACCCGAAAATGTTAATTCTAACAATTTAGCTAAATCTCCACCCTTGAAAGACTCCGCAGTCACAGTTAAAGATGCATCATATGTAACCCAGGATCTCAATCCCGGGGAAGAGTTCCCAAGAGCTTATTGGGAACCAATTGGTTGGGACAGAGTTTATCAACTAGTCCAGATGCTACAAGCTGATGATGGATGGGGCTCCCAGCCTATTGAGCTCACAGAGAATGAAGATGAAGTGACTGTTACAGATTTAGCAGCACCTTATTGGGAAAGGCCAGTTGGTCCAACTTGGTGGTGTCATGTTGCGGCAGATCACCCATCTATAAATGCATGGCTAAGTACTGCTCAGTGGTTGCATCCTGCTATCAGTGTTGCTTTGCGAGACGAAAGTACACTGATAAGTGAGCGTATGAAGCACCTATTTTATGAGGTATACTCACTTTCTTAAGACGGAGATTAAGCAAGATGGTCACTAGTCTAAACCTTATTCTTTCATATATATTCGCAGGTTCCTGTCATAGTTGCTGGTGGACTGTTATTTGAGCTGTTGGGACAATCAGCTGGTGATCCTTTAGCTGAAGAAGATGACATTCCCATTGTTCTAAGATCATGGCATGCACAAAACTTTCTAATAACAGCATTGCATATCAAAGGGTCTGCATCAAACATTAATGTCTTAGGTATTGCAGAAGTTCAGGTTTGTTTGTGCACCCTGTGAACTTTCGCAACTAAAGTTAAGCATTATGCTTGCCCTGCTTATTGATGCGATGATTGGATTTGGtcacttccttttttttttttttcaggaaATGCTTATTGCCGGAGCCACTAATATTCCAAGAACTATCCATGAGGTTATAGCACATCTCACTTGTCGCCTTGCAAGATGGGATGACAGGTTAAATATTTATTGATCTCATCGTATTGGTAAATAAAGTTTATCCTTATTCTTGAATGATAAAATGATTTGCCTGCAACAATAACtagaaaagataaaatttaactttgttaTAATTTGTTGGAACAGATTTGGCTTTAAAACTGCTATAAGGACCGACAGCCATTTGTTCCATAATACCTTT from the Gossypium hirsutum isolate 1008001.06 chromosome D09, Gossypium_hirsutum_v2.1, whole genome shotgun sequence genome contains:
- the LOC107931337 gene encoding AT-hook motif nuclear-localized protein 16, which codes for MGQSTDLRVPMDQIQNQEQDKVNLHKQGIDDAILMATPKGENIRRPRGRPAGSKNKPKPPIIVTRDSANALRAHAMEVTSGCDVHESLASFARRKQRGICVLSGSGFVTNVTLKQPASSGAIVTLHGRYEILSLLGSILPPPAPPGITGLTIYLAGAQGQVVGGGVVGALIASGPVLIMAASFMNATFDRLPLDDADEVATTAAAAMQNQYHHQNGRHHHLDMADLYGMMPQNLITNGTNPPEIYSWAPGRTMSKT
- the LOC107931312 gene encoding zinc transport protein ZntB, whose product is MCNEMKKQDYPKNLQSRNDAVGGDLWTDGLICAFEYVKGQGKRGQPKSGAKVLSAQYSLKEASRRRIYANEPENVNSNNLAKSPPLKDSAVTVKDASYVTQDLNPGEEFPRAYWEPIGWDRVYQLVQMLQADDGWGSQPIELTENEDEVTVTDLAAPYWERPVGPTWWCHVAADHPSINAWLSTAQWLHPAISVALRDESTLISERMKHLFYEVPVIVAGGLLFELLGQSAGDPLAEEDDIPIVLRSWHAQNFLITALHIKGSASNINVLGIAEVQEMLIAGATNIPRTIHEVIAHLTCRLARWDDRLFRKSIFGEADEVELKFMNRRNHEDLHLFTIILNQEIRRLSTQVIRVKWSLHAREEIVFELLQHLRGNAARSLLHGVRKSTREMISEQEAVRGRLFTIQDVMQSTVRAWLQDRSLTVTHNLGIFGGCGLILSIITGLFGINVDGIPGNDDSSPYAFLLFSCILVFLGVVLISGGLLYLGLKKPIIDEDVEVRKLELDELVRMFQKEAESHAQVRKSVARAIKPPTTASILPSGEGYVLIG